CCCAGTTGCGCCAGAAAGACTGGTTTTCCCGCAGCGGGGACACGGCGCGGTCAAGGTGCGAGTGCACCTCCTCCTCGCGTCCGAGCTCGGTAAGCACATGGATCAGCAGCAGGCGCGCCTCGAAAAAGTCCGGATGCCTGTCCAGCCCTTTCCGCAGCGTCACTGCCGCGTCATCAAGATTGCCAAGCTCGACGAAGAGCTTTGCCAGCGGAAAGAAGACCTTGGAACCGGGTTCCAGGGAAAGGACTTCCTGATACCATTCAATTTTCGCTTTCATCGTTCGCCTCTGGGCCTTTATTCCCCTTTTCGGGGAACACGTACAGTATTTCGCCCTCTCGCACGAAGTTCAGCCGTTCCCTGACTATCTTTTCCTGATATTTCTCGTCATCCTTGAGGCGTTTGATCTCCCGGGTCAGCTCGATATTGCGCTCCTCGGCCTGCTCCAGCCGTCGGGTCAATTCCTCGTGCCGGCCCTTGAGGTCCGCATACGCGAAAATGCTCTGATCACTCCACAGGAGTCTGAACAGAAGCAGCAGGTTGACGGCGACAAGCACCGCCAGAACCAGATTCCGGGCGACATTTCGCATCATTGCAGCCTAGAGTCGTCCTTCGGGGCGGTTTCGGCCACGGCTCCCTCAAGCTCCTTGAGAAAGTTCTCGGTAGCCTTCTCAATGCGCCGGACGTCTTCCTCCCCGACCCCTTCCACGTCAATCTTGCCGAGGAAGGATTTCAGCACCTCGAATTCCTCAAGCAGGGCGTCGCCCAGCTCAAGCTGCTCCAACTGCGGCTCCAGCTCCAGAATGGTGCGGAGGCAGTTGGTGATGCGAACAAGATGGTTGGTCAGGTCGTTTCCGGCCATTTCCGCCTCGATTGCGATCAGTTCTCCTCAGATACTAACCATGTTTTGTAAAAACTGTACAGATAGTTCGCTCCGGAAATAACCGTGAGCGCCACGGCGGCCCAGAACAGGATCTGTCCGGGGATGCGCACGTCGTACCCCATGAATGGGTAGTGCCAGAGCAGCGGCACCATGGCGGCTATCTGCAATACGGTCTTGAGCTTGCCGAACTTGTCCGCGGCGATGACCTTGCCCATGTCCGATGCCACCGCGCGCATGCCGGTAACGGCCACCTCGCGGCCCACGATGATGATCACGGCCCAGGCCGGGACCCGCCACTCGGGTCCGAGACGCACCAGCATGATCAGGATGGAACAGATCAGCAGCTTGTCCGCCAGCGGATCAAGAAACTTGCCGAGGTTGGTGATGGTATTCTGCTGACGGGCTATCATGCCGTCGAACAGGTCCGTCGCCGAAGCGATCATGAAGAGCACGCAGGAAGCGTAGGCCCAAAATCTGGCGCCGGTCCACAGTTCCAGATACAGAAGACCCACGATGACCGGTGCGGCCACGATGCGCGTCAGCGAGAGGCAGTTGGGCAGGTTGAGTACCTTGTTGGCCATTTTATCCGCCTAATCGGGAGTGGAGGCGGCTGCCTCCAGACTGTTTTCCGCGGCCTGCGCCACGTTGTCGGCCAATTCGAGAAACGCCTTCTTGGCGAAGGACTCCTCTTCAAGCAGGACCACCGGCACGCCCCGGTCGCCCGCGACCACGGTGGCCGGGTCGAGCGGAATGCCGCCGAGAAAGTCCAGTCCGTACCGTTCCGCCAGTTCGCGGCCACCGCCCTTCTTGAACAGGTCGATGCTCTGATGACAGTGCGGGCAGACCATGCCGCTCATGTTCTCCACCACACCAAGGATGCTTGCCTTGGCGTACTGAAGGAAATTGATGGATTTACGCACGTCCGAAAGCGAAACTTCCTGCGGCGTGGTGACCACGATGGAAAGCGCTTCGGGGACGGTCTTCATGACAGTCATGGGCTCATCGCCGGTGCCCGGAGGCGAGTCGATGACGAGAAAGTCCAGCTCGCCCCACTGCACGTCGGAGATGAACTGGCGGATGGCCGAGGTTTTCATGGGTCCGCGCCAGAGGACGGCCTGATCCGGGTCCTCCAGCAGAGACTCCATGGAAACCACGGAGAGATTGTCATTGTATTTCTTGGGCATCACGAGCGACCCGCGCTCAATGTCGAGGGTACCGGAAATGCCAAGCAGGGTCGGAACGCTGGGACCATGGACATCCACGTCCAGAATGCCGACCTTGTACCCCTTGGCCGCGAGTGCGGCGGCGATATTCACCGTCACAGAACTTTTGCCCACACCACCCTTGCCGCTCATGACGAACAGCTTGTGCCTGATGTTCTTCAGGGTCGAGCGGATAAGCTGGTTCTGAATCTCGTGCTTGGCGTTGGCGTCGCCACCTGAGCAGGATTTGCAGTTCTCACTCACTGTATCTCACCTTTTGCTTGTCGGACATTTCAACCTGCCGCCCGTTCCTCGCGGCATTCCCTGTCGGAAAGCCTGTCGAGCATAAACACGACGACCGCCCCGGCCAAAGCGAGCAATACGGCCAGCCAAAAAGCGCCGTCCACCGCCGGGGGCAGAATATTCTGTTCGCTCAGCACATGTACCTTGCCGCGAATAACGGTGCTCTCAAGCACTTCCTTCCACGGCCAGACCTTGCGCAGCGCACCTATCATGAACCCGGTCAGCACGCTGACCGTCGCAGCGTGCCACCTACCCAGAAGATAGTGCAGGATGCGCGAAAACACAACAATGCCGCAGGCCGCTCCAACAGCGAATATGCCGATGGTCGCAAGACTGCCCGGATCGAACGGATTGCGAAGCGCTCCGGTGACATAGGCATACTTCCCGAGCAGCAGCAGAATGAACGCCCCGCTGATGCCCGGAAGAATCATGGCACATATGGCGAGGGAACCGCAAAGGAATATGAACCACGGCGTCTCCGGCGTGGTGACGGGGATCATCCCCACCAGCCAGAAACTGAAGACCGCTCCGGCTGTCAGGCAGATCGCGTTGGCTGCGTTAAAGCCTCCCGCGCGACGCCCCACCACAACCACGGAGGCGGCGATGAGGCCGAAAAAAAGCGCCCAGACGTGCACCGGATGATTGACGAGCAGATGATGGATGACCCGCGCCATGCCGACCACGGCGACCCCGATGCCCAGAAGCAGGCTCAGGAGAAATCGCAGGTGGACACCGGCAAGCGCTCCGGCGAAGTCGAGCCGCAGCAGCTTTTTGAGAAATTCGAGATCAAAGGACCGGATGGCCTCCACGAGATCATCATAGATGCCGGTTATGAAAGCGATGGTGCCGCCGGAAACGCCGGGAATGATATCAGCCGCGCCCATGCACAGCCCCTTGAGGGCGAGCAGCAGCGCAGCCGGAAACGACCGCGGACCGGGGGAAGCCATGAAGGCGGTTTTCAGGGGGGATTGTTCGTTCACGAGCCCTTTCGGTTGTTTGGGTCTACCAGCCATGTGAACCGACCAGGTCCACGAAGGCCACGTCGCCGAGGTCCTGCTCCTCGACCTTGCCGTCCTGCTTGGTGACGAGTACCAGCCGCTGTCTGCGCCGGGAGTCGCCGACCGGGATCACCAGCCGTCCGGGATCGGCAAGCTGGTCCAACAGCGGCTGCGGCACCTGCGGCCCGCCGGCCGTGACGATAATGCGATCGTAAGGCGACTCTTCGGGCCAGCCGAGGGTGCCGTCGTCCAGCTTGGGCCGTATGGAAAAAAGCCGCATGTCCGCAAAGCGTTTACGCGCGGTGAAAAACAGCTTCCTGATACGCTCTACCGTATGCACTTCTGCACCCATATGCGCAAGTATTGCGGCCTGATACCCCGAGCCGGTGCCGATTTCCAGCACTTTCATGCCCGGACGCACCTGAAGGACCTCGCTCATGAGGGCCACGATGTAGGGCTGCGAGATTGTCTGCCCCTCACCGATGGGCATGGGTGAATCGGAATACGCCTTGGCCGCCAGAGCTGATTCCACGAACTTGTGCCGCGGCACTGCACGCATGGCTTCGAGCACGGCAGGATCGCTCACCCCGCGTGCCTCTATCTGGTCTTTCACCATACGTTCGCGCGACCTGCGCGGATCAATCATTTCCCCCTCCTGAGGCCTTGAGGCCGTAACGTGCTGCGGATGCTTACCCCATTTTGGCATCAAGTCAACATTTCACGCATTTCCTCGGGACGGTTATCCTTGACAGCCCCATGGCGTTACGGAATGCTCTCAACTGAGACAAACCCACGGAGGTAGCCATGTTCACGATCTGCAACTGGATGTCGAGCCCCGTCTTTTCGCTCTACGAGACGGACACGCTGCATCATGCAAAATCCCTGATGAACCTCCAGCGGATACGCCACATCCCCATTGTCGATGCCGAAGGCCGCTTTGTCGGGCTGATCACTCATCGCGACATTCTCTCGGCCACCATATCCAAGCTGGCGGACCTTGATGAAGACACCCAGCGCGAGATCGACTCCGGCATCCCCATCCGGGAGATCATGCGCGTGGACGTGCACACCTGCACGCCGGATACGCCGCTCAAAGAGGCCGCAGAAACACTTTTGAACCATAAATACGGTTGCCTGCCGGTTCTTGAGGAAGGCAAGCTTCAGGGCATCCTGACCGAAGCGGATTTTCTCAAACTCGCCATAGACCTCATGGACGCTCTGGACCGCTGACGTGCAGCCCGCATCCCCCTCGGGTGCGGGTTCCGTCAAAGTCCGCTTGTCTTCCCGGCCCGCCATGTGTAGACATATTCTAGATTATTACGCAACGGAAAACACCGGGAGACCATACAACCATGAGCCATGATAAGAAATCCAACATCACGGGCTACCTTTTTACATTGCTTTCCGTGGCCGTGCTGGCCGCAGGCAGCTGGTTCGTTTTTCGAGACACCCAGCCGCCCGCGCTGAGCATCGGTCCGGAAGCCGCCGACATAAACCGCGAGGCCAAAGTAACCATCAAGGCGTCCGATCCGGGCAGCGGCCTGAAATGGGTCGAAGCCAAAGCCGTCCAGGACGGCAAGGAGTACGCCCTTTTCCGCAAGGAACTGCCGCAGGGGACGGGTAGCTTCACCCAGACCGTCATCTTCGACAAGGAGCGCATCAAGGAAGGCGAATTCACGCTCCGCGTCACGGCGCGCGACGGCTCTTTCTATCCTTTTGGAGAAGCGGGCATGTCCTCGGCCTCCAGGGATTTCAACCTCGATGACACCGCTCCGCGCATCTATGTGAAAACCCACACCACCAACCTGAATCAGGGTGGCGCGGGCGTCGTGGAATTTGCCCTGTCCGAACCGGCCCGGAAAGTCGGTATCAAGGTGGGCGAACGTTTCTTCCCGGCCTACGAGCGCGATGGGACGCAGGACCGCAGCTACTTCTGCATGTTCACCCTGCCCTGGGACACTTCGCCCTCCGACTTCTCCCCGATCATCACCGCCGAGGACAAGGCCGGGAACACCGCAGGACGTTCCTTCAACTACTATGCGAATGCGCGCAATTTCCGCAAAGACCGCATCGGCCTGTCCGACGGATTCATGGAGCGCGTGCTTCCGCAGTTCACCGACTTTGTCAGCGACGTGCAAGGCGGACTGCTCGAACAGTACGTCAAGGTCAACAACGAGCTGCGCAGGCAGAACGCCGAAAAGATTCGTGAAATCGGTCGCGACACCGCATCGGAACCGCTTTGGGAAGGTGAATTCAAGCGCTTGCCCAATGCCGCCAACCGGGCTCGCTTCGCCGATTACCGGGACTACATCTACAAGGGCAAGGTAGTGGACAACCAGACCCACCTCGGCCTCGACCTCGCCAGCATCCGCCACGCACCGATCCCGGCCGCCAACACCGGCAGGATCGTCTTCGCAGCCTTCTTCGGCATCTACGGCAACTGTGTCATCATCGACCATGGCCTTGGCCTGCAGACGCTCTATTCGCACATGAGCCAGATCGACGTGCAGCCGGGACAGGCCGTGAGCAAGGGCGACATCATCGGTCGCACCGGTGCCACCGGACTGGCCGGAGGCGATCATCTGCACTTCGGTGTCTATGTTTCCGGAACGCCCGTTCAGCCGCTGGAATGGTTCGACGGCCACTGGATAAAGAACAATATCAGCGGAAAGCTCGGCAACTAGGCCGGGAGTTCATACGCACGTAAAAAAGGCCGCCCCGAATTCGGGGCGGCCTTTTTTACATCAGTCTTCAAGCGACGGCGATCAACCTTCGTGCCGCCCGCTCTCTCTTTTCCAACTTTCAACGTAGTCCCGCACCTCTGCGATCATCTCGGAGTCTTCCTTGAAGCGTTCGGCAAACACGTGCAGGCGAGTCCCCCCGCGCGGAGCGAAGAGACCCTTCACACGGCACCAGTGCGGTTGCAGGACACTGAAGAAATCGTCCAGCATGGTATTGGTGATGGTCTCCATGAATGACTGGTGATTGCGGAAGGCGAACATATAGAGCTTGAAGCTCTTGGATTCCACTATGCGCTGATCCGGAACGTATTCCACTATGATGGTGGCAAAGTCCGGCTGGCCGGTCACCGGACATAGCGACGTGTATTCCGGGAACTCGATGGAGACCATATATGGACGGTCGGGATGATTGTTGGGGAAGGCTTCGAGGATATCCGCCGAAGGCCCCTCAAGTCTGTACCCTGTCTCTCCGCCCTGGCCCAAGGTTTTCAGATGAACAGTCTGATCCTTGCTCTTGGTGGTCATGAAAAACTCCTTTGAAGTGAATTTGAAGGGTCCTTTTTGACTTTTCGGGGGCGTACTGGCAAGTCTTCGTACAGGTTAATGTACCGCCGGGGACTGTCTTCCCCCAAGCGGGCCGGAGCACCCCGCTCCATCCTTCACGGAATGTTCATCCATCAAGGAGTCGTCATGGAACCTGTTTCCCGCAGGGGCTTTACCCTGCTCGTGAGCCTGTTCATTGGCTCGCTCGTGGCTGCGGCCTTCATATCGAGCAAAATCGTCACCATTTTCGGACTCGCCGTCCCTGCAGGAGTGCTGGCTTATTCCGTCACCTTCGCGGCCTCGGACATCATAGGCGAGGTATGGGGACGCGAAAGCGCCTCCGAAGTGGTGCACGCGGGACTGGCGGCCATGGTGGTCGCCACAATTCTGGCGCATCTCGCCGTCGAATGGCAGGGCGCGGCCTTCTGGACCGGACAGGAGGCCTTCGCGTCCGTCATCGGCAGCACGCCCCGGATCGTGGCAGCATCGCTTTGCGCCTACTTTGTCAGCCAACGCAACGACGTCTGGCTGTTCCACGTGCTCAGGCGGCTGACGAACGGACGTCACCTCTGGCTTCGCAACAATCTCTCCACAATGGTTTCACAGCTTCTGGATTCGACCATTTTCGTAACGGTCGCTTTTTGGGGGGTACTGCCCGTGGGTGAGATAATCCTTGGCCAATGGGCGGCCAAGATGCTCATAGCAGCCCTTGATACGCCCGTGGTTTACGCCGGAGTTGCTGCACTGCGCAGTCTCGGCACCAAGGCCGAAGCACAGCCCGCGACATGATGTATTCGCCCCGCTCTCCACGAGCGGGGCGAGAAAAATCGGCAGTGGAGACGAGGGCAAAATTCAGCATTTTCATATTGTTATATTCTTCACAACCCCTGAGAGCCCCCGTGCTCTCTAGGTTTTTTAAAAAAGTTGCCCTCCCCCTATTGACATTGATTGATCGATCAATATATCACTGACTCCAGGTTGATTGACGAATCAATCAAAAAACCGTCCGGACACAAAGGCTCGTACTATGACAAAGAAGGAATCCATCCTCACGGCTGCCCAGGAAGCCTTCGGGCAGAATGGGTACTCCAGAACGACGATGAAGGACGTCTCCACACGTGCAAACGTCTCGTTCGGGTTGGTTTCCCACTATTACGGGAATAAGCAAGACCTGTTCATCGCCGCAGGCTCGGCCATGGTCGACAGTGTGATCGAGCACCTGCGCGAAGCGACCGGAAACGCGAAGAACGGACTGGACGCGATTCATAACTACATGACCGCGTATTTCGACTTCACGAACGCACACAGAATGACGTTCCCGGTTCTGTTGCGCTGCTCGCCCTTCTCCCACATCGAGCCGGGGGTGGATGCAAGCAGGGTTGCTGAAAAGTTTCAGGTCATTATCGACACCATACGGGAGTGCGTGTCGATGGGAATCACAGATGGTAGCATCAGGGAGATGCCGGTCGAAGAAGCTTCCCTGATCATCTACGGCAATATTGTCGGTGCCGTAAGGACCAAGCTCCTCACCCCTTACGGCACCGACAATATATACGACGAGACGACGAAGTTCACACTGCGCAGTCTCAAACCGCAATCCGCCGACTGCGGATAAGGGTGAAAAAAGATTTTTCGGACACTACGTCAACCGAATTGCCTGGGGCTTCAAATTTAGGAGCGGCTCGATGCGGGTCCCGCAGTCTCGCATCGAACACCCAAGCGAATTAGCCATCATCGGACACCTCCGAACGGCGACAGAACCGGACCGCAACCCAATTCTGTACCGACCCCCCTGTCTGATTTGGCCATCAACCGGGCCACCCTCCCGGGAACGGGGCGACTCCCAACAGAGTCGTCCCGTTTTTTATTGTCGCATGTCGCAACACCTGCAACACCATGCTACACTTTGCGACACTTGCGACATCCAATGCAACACTCTCTCCACATCCGCTTTTTTCATTGAGGTCTATAGACTTTTTTTAAGCTGTTATAATCAAAGGCATCCCTGCGGATTCATCGTCTGTTGAC
This DNA window, taken from Desulfovibrio oxyclinae DSM 11498, encodes the following:
- a CDS encoding FtsB family cell division protein — encoded protein: MMRNVARNLVLAVLVAVNLLLLFRLLWSDQSIFAYADLKGRHEELTRRLEQAEERNIELTREIKRLKDDEKYQEKIVRERLNFVREGEILYVFPEKGNKGPEANDESEN
- the pgsA gene encoding CDP-diacylglycerol--glycerol-3-phosphate 3-phosphatidyltransferase, with amino-acid sequence MANKVLNLPNCLSLTRIVAAPVIVGLLYLELWTGARFWAYASCVLFMIASATDLFDGMIARQQNTITNLGKFLDPLADKLLICSILIMLVRLGPEWRVPAWAVIIIVGREVAVTGMRAVASDMGKVIAADKFGKLKTVLQIAAMVPLLWHYPFMGYDVRIPGQILFWAAVALTVISGANYLYSFYKTWLVSEEN
- a CDS encoding Mrp/NBP35 family ATP-binding protein — protein: MSENCKSCSGGDANAKHEIQNQLIRSTLKNIRHKLFVMSGKGGVGKSSVTVNIAAALAAKGYKVGILDVDVHGPSVPTLLGISGTLDIERGSLVMPKKYNDNLSVVSMESLLEDPDQAVLWRGPMKTSAIRQFISDVQWGELDFLVIDSPPGTGDEPMTVMKTVPEALSIVVTTPQEVSLSDVRKSINFLQYAKASILGVVENMSGMVCPHCHQSIDLFKKGGGRELAERYGLDFLGGIPLDPATVVAGDRGVPVVLLEEESFAKKAFLELADNVAQAAENSLEAAASTPD
- a CDS encoding DUF368 domain-containing protein → MNEQSPLKTAFMASPGPRSFPAALLLALKGLCMGAADIIPGVSGGTIAFITGIYDDLVEAIRSFDLEFLKKLLRLDFAGALAGVHLRFLLSLLLGIGVAVVGMARVIHHLLVNHPVHVWALFFGLIAASVVVVGRRAGGFNAANAICLTAGAVFSFWLVGMIPVTTPETPWFIFLCGSLAICAMILPGISGAFILLLLGKYAYVTGALRNPFDPGSLATIGIFAVGAACGIVVFSRILHYLLGRWHAATVSVLTGFMIGALRKVWPWKEVLESTVIRGKVHVLSEQNILPPAVDGAFWLAVLLALAGAVVVFMLDRLSDRECREERAAG
- a CDS encoding protein-L-isoaspartate(D-aspartate) O-methyltransferase; translation: MIDPRRSRERMVKDQIEARGVSDPAVLEAMRAVPRHKFVESALAAKAYSDSPMPIGEGQTISQPYIVALMSEVLQVRPGMKVLEIGTGSGYQAAILAHMGAEVHTVERIRKLFFTARKRFADMRLFSIRPKLDDGTLGWPEESPYDRIIVTAGGPQVPQPLLDQLADPGRLVIPVGDSRRRQRLVLVTKQDGKVEEQDLGDVAFVDLVGSHGW
- a CDS encoding CBS domain-containing protein yields the protein MFTICNWMSSPVFSLYETDTLHHAKSLMNLQRIRHIPIVDAEGRFVGLITHRDILSATISKLADLDEDTQREIDSGIPIREIMRVDVHTCTPDTPLKEAAETLLNHKYGCLPVLEEGKLQGILTEADFLKLAIDLMDALDR
- a CDS encoding M23 family metallopeptidase, which gives rise to MSHDKKSNITGYLFTLLSVAVLAAGSWFVFRDTQPPALSIGPEAADINREAKVTIKASDPGSGLKWVEAKAVQDGKEYALFRKELPQGTGSFTQTVIFDKERIKEGEFTLRVTARDGSFYPFGEAGMSSASRDFNLDDTAPRIYVKTHTTNLNQGGAGVVEFALSEPARKVGIKVGERFFPAYERDGTQDRSYFCMFTLPWDTSPSDFSPIITAEDKAGNTAGRSFNYYANARNFRKDRIGLSDGFMERVLPQFTDFVSDVQGGLLEQYVKVNNELRRQNAEKIREIGRDTASEPLWEGEFKRLPNAANRARFADYRDYIYKGKVVDNQTHLGLDLASIRHAPIPAANTGRIVFAAFFGIYGNCVIIDHGLGLQTLYSHMSQIDVQPGQAVSKGDIIGRTGATGLAGGDHLHFGVYVSGTPVQPLEWFDGHWIKNNISGKLGN
- the queF gene encoding preQ(1) synthase; translated protein: MTTKSKDQTVHLKTLGQGGETGYRLEGPSADILEAFPNNHPDRPYMVSIEFPEYTSLCPVTGQPDFATIIVEYVPDQRIVESKSFKLYMFAFRNHQSFMETITNTMLDDFFSVLQPHWCRVKGLFAPRGGTRLHVFAERFKEDSEMIAEVRDYVESWKRESGRHEG
- a CDS encoding queuosine precursor transporter, translated to MEPVSRRGFTLLVSLFIGSLVAAAFISSKIVTIFGLAVPAGVLAYSVTFAASDIIGEVWGRESASEVVHAGLAAMVVATILAHLAVEWQGAAFWTGQEAFASVIGSTPRIVAASLCAYFVSQRNDVWLFHVLRRLTNGRHLWLRNNLSTMVSQLLDSTIFVTVAFWGVLPVGEIILGQWAAKMLIAALDTPVVYAGVAALRSLGTKAEAQPAT
- a CDS encoding TetR/AcrR family transcriptional regulator, encoding MTKKESILTAAQEAFGQNGYSRTTMKDVSTRANVSFGLVSHYYGNKQDLFIAAGSAMVDSVIEHLREATGNAKNGLDAIHNYMTAYFDFTNAHRMTFPVLLRCSPFSHIEPGVDASRVAEKFQVIIDTIRECVSMGITDGSIREMPVEEASLIIYGNIVGAVRTKLLTPYGTDNIYDETTKFTLRSLKPQSADCG